A window of Clostridioides sp. ES-S-0010-02 genomic DNA:
ATTTACAGAAAAATGTATAATAAGTTTTATAGATTTATACAAGAAAACAAAAGTTAATACAAAGTCATTACATATAAAACCTATACAAATTAAAGAAATAGAAATATTGTCGAAGGAACTTTTTAGAATATCTAATAAGTATAATATAACACTTGAAATATGTTGTGATGAATATAATTTAAGTAAGTTTGGCATTGGAAAAAGTAAATGTATTGATGATAAGTTAATATCAAAGATTATAGGTAGTGAAGTGAAAGTCAAAAAGGATGATACACAAAGGGATATTTGTGGATGTGTTAAGAGTATTGATATAGGGCAGTACAATACTTGTAGACATTATTGTTTATATTGTTATGCTAATTTTAATTATACACGAGTAGAAGAAAATTGTAGACTATATAATGAAGAAAATAGAGTACTTGTAGGTGCTATAAGAGAAGATGAAAAAATAACTGTTAGAAATATGAAGACTATTAAAGTAGATAAAAACAATAATAATCAGATTAGTATATTTGATTAAAAGTAAATATAAAATGGTTACTACTTTAATATGTTGAAAAAATATATAAAAAAGTGAATGTAAAATAAACACTATTTTAATGTGTTAAAAAAATATAAAATTGTAATAATAGAACAAGTATAAATAGATGTTTTCTATAAGATAATAATTACTATAAAATGTATGGGGTTATGACAATGCTCTAGAGAGAAGCAATTCAGTAATTGTACTGTTTAGCTTCTCTCTTTTAATATTTATTACTATTTATGGTCTTATTAAGATTCATTCATAAGTGATAAATTAGTGGCAATATAGACTCTTAATTATAGCTAAATCAGTGATAAACACAGTATTTTAGAGGATAATCAATTTTTCATTTTAATTTATATAAATAAATATCTATTTTATTGTGCTTAACATAAAAACACCAAACATGATTAAGATTATTCCAAGAAAAATAGCAAGCCACTCTCTTTTATTTTTCTTTTCTTTAAAGAAGATAATTCCTCCTAAAGTAGCTACTATAACACAACTCTGAGAAATAGAAAAACTTATCGTAACTCCCAAAGTATTGGTTGTAATAAACATACCTAAATTTGCTATTGACCACAATACTCCAGTAATTAGATTAAATAAAACATTTTCCTTATGTAAAGTCTCTCTAGAAAAATACTTAACAATAATTGATGCAGTTATTAACATTCCAACAGATTGAGGCAATATAATTCTATATCCTTCAATTGAAAATATTTGATTAGCTACAACATATAATGCTAAAAACAAGGATGATAATAATGTAACTCCAATACATTTCAACATATTGCTATTAGTAGATTTTTTTGTTTGATAATTTGTGAGAAGTATACCTATTATTATACATAAGATTGATAAGGTGCCAATCAAAAACATTTTAGAACTAGTCCATTCATTAAATAAGATTACAGCTAGTAAAGTTGTAAAAGTTAATTGTGAACCATTTGAAATTGGCATTACTTTAGATACACTAGCAATTTGAATTGCTTTAAACTGCATTAACTGACCTAAACTCCAAAATATCCCAGAAATCATACTCACACAAAATGAAAAAAATGTAATCTCAGGATGCATAACCAAAGTTATTATAGTGGAAAATATAAACGCACTTATAGAGGTACCTAAAAGTTGTTCGTAGGGAGAACTTTTTTTGAGGTTTGCAGCTATGGGCATTAATCCCCACCCTATTACAGGAAGTAATGCAATAATTATTGTCAGCATTAAATTATTTCCTTTCATATTAAATTTAGACAGTTTTTAATTTATCATCTAAAATTAAAGTATTCAATACATAAAAATTACCGTATTTAATCAGGAAATATTAGTAGTTTTGTAGAAAAACATTTTCCATTAAAATAAAAACAAAGGGAAGGAGTAAGTTTGAAAATGTTAACTGATATGATTCAAAATCGTGAAATTAGAATAATAAAGTTTTTATTAAAAGAAGGTCATACAACTGTTAAAGCAATAGCAGATGATTTAGATGTTTCAGAAAAAACAGTTTCAAAATCTCTCAAAGAAGTAGAAATAGTACTTAAAAAGATAGGTCTTTCTCTAGTGAGAAAACCTAAAATAGGTGTTTATATTGAAGGAGATTTAAGAAAAATACTTCCTTACCTAGATAATAAAGGAAGTCAAATTCCTACAACAAGAGAGGAGAGAGTTATATATATATACTCAATTTTGTTAAAAAGTAATGATTATATTACTATACAACAACTTTCTGAAGAATTATATATAAGTCGAGGAACAATTGAAAGAGATTTAGCTGAGGTTGAAAAATTACTAAAAAGTGAAGGAGTTTCTATATATAAGAAACCTAGTAAAGGAATTAAATTGAATATAAGTGAAAGAGACAAAAGACAGCTTACTGCTAAGTTTATACATAAATTTTGGAGTAGAAATTGGTATATTAAGCAAGAACAAGAAAGTTTTTATCAAGCTTTTGAGAAGATACAAGCAGATGTGAATGGTATCTTTTTTGAGGATGATTTATCTATCATTATTGAGATTCTTAGAACTTTTAGTGAGGAAAGAAAATTTGAGTTTTCTGATTATGAATTTCAATCACTGGTTATTCATTTAGCTATAGCAGTAGAAAGAATTAGAAAAGGTGAATATATAGAAGAAAATTTATATACTAATAAGATAGAAAATAATCAAATGCCAAATACAAATTATCTAGCAAAGCAACTAGAAGAAAAATTTTCAATATTATTGCCAAATTCTGAAATTGGATATATAAATCTGCACTTAGTAGCTGCTGACCAGCATAGAAACACTACTGAACTAAAAAGTAATTCAAGTAAACCTTATGAAGCGAATACAAACAATATCTCAAATCTTCGAGAAATTATCAAAAATACATTGTATAAGACAGCCTATGATAAAGATTTAATTGATGGATTAACTACACATATACATTCGTCGATAAATAGATTGACATATGGTCTTAGTATCAAAAACCCATATGTAAATACAATTAAGCAAAACTTTTCTCTATCATTTGAACAAGCTTTAAACTTGAAAAAAGTAATTGAATTTATATATGATATTCGAATAAATGATGACGAATGTGCTTATATAGCACTACATTTTGAAGCTTTTAGAGAAAGAATGAAAGAACTACCACAAAGCATTAGGGTAATTCTAGTATGTAGTACAGGGTTAGGTTCTTCTAGGTTATTATCTGCAAGGTTAAAAAAATACTTCCCTATGGTAAAGATTGAAAAGATACTTTCTGTCCAAGAATTAGTATCTAGTAAAATTGATGCAGATTTAGTAATCAGTACTATTTATTTAGAATTAGAAACTATTCCAACTATAGTAGTTAGCCCTATTTTAAATGAAAATGATATAAGAACTTTAGAGAAAAACATACAAAATGTTCCAAGAACTACTTCTGGAAAATCTAAATCTTTTAAAAAGTTAATATTTGAGGAAAATATTTTGTTAAATATTGAGGCATCAGATTATGAAGATGTAATTAGATGTATAACAGATAACTTAATAAAAAGAGGTTATGCGAAAGAAGGTATAGCTGAAAGTGCAATTGAAAGAGAAAATTTATCTTACACATCTTTTCAATATATAGCTACACCTCATGCTAATCCTAGTTATATTAAAAAATCTAATATATCTGTTGCAACTTTAAAAAATCCTATTATATGGGGAAATGAAAATGTAGAAGTTGTTTTCTTTATTTCATTAGAAAATGACAAAAATTTGGAGCTTGATGAAATATATGAAGTTTTTTATGACTTCATTGACAATAAAAAAAATATAAATAACATATTAAGTGCAACTTCACCAAAAGAAGTGTACGATTTGCTAATGGAGGAGAATATATAGTGAAAATATCAGATGTATTGAAGGAAGAGCAGATTGTTTTTAATCTTGATGCAACTACCAAGGAAGAAACAATAAAAAAATTAAGTAGTATATTTGTTGAAAATGGGATTGTGGATAATGAAGAAGAATATGTTAAGTCTGTTTTAGAAAGAGAAGAACATGCAACTACAGGTATTGGGAATGGTATTGCTATTCCTCATGGGAAAAGTGATGCTGTTAAGAAATCTTCTATAATATTTGCAAAATCCAAAAATAAAATTGAATGGGAAGCCTTAGATGAAAAACCAGTAGATAGCATTTTCTTGTTGGCTATAAGTAACATTGATAAAGACAGTAACCACCTTGTCTTATTGTCTAAATTGGCAACTAAGTTAATGGATGATGACAATGTGGATGCATTAAAATTAGCTGATTCAGCACAAGAAGTAATTAAAATATTTAATGAGGGAGAAATGTAGAGATGAAAAGAAAAATTATAGCAGTAACAGCATGTGCAACAGGGGTTGCACATACATATATGGCAGCACAAGCATTAAAGAAGGCTTCAAAAAAAATGGGTCATCTTATAAAAGTTGAAACACAAGGAGCAACTGGAATTGACAATGAATTAACTGAAAAAGATGCGCAAATTGCAGAAGTAGTAATATTTGCTGTAGATACTAAAGTTAGAAATGCTGAACGTTTTGAAGGCAAAGAAATATTAGAAGTACCAGTTAATGCACCTATAAAAGATGCAGAAAAGGTAATCAATGATGCACTAAAGTTAATTGACACTAAATAAATGGAGGGAAATATAATGTTAAAAAAGATAGTCTCTGAGTTAAAAAAGCATGTTTTAACAGGAATCTCATATATGATTCCATTAGTAATTGCAGGTGCTATGATAATGGCAATATCTCGTGTAGGGGGTTCTTTATATAATATACCAGATATATGGGACGTTAAATATGCAGAAAGTGCTAGTAGTATTGTTAGATTATTACATGATTTAGATGGTTTTGGAGGCACTGCTTTAGGATTAATGTTTCCTGTAATTGCAGCCTTTATAGGATTTTCTATAGCTGATAAATTAGCTATAGTACCAGGACTTGTTGGAGGTATGATTGCTAAGGATATTGGAGCAGGTTTTTTAGGAGCTTTAGCAGTTGGTTTAATCGCAGGATATACATGTTTATTTATTAAAAATAATGTTAAATTACCAAAGTCAGCAGCTTCAATAGTACCAATATTTATAGTACCAGTATTTGGAACATTAATAACTGTTATATTAATTAATTATGTCATAGGCATTCCTTTTGCAACATTAAATACTGGCTTAGAAAATTGGTTAAATGGATTATCAGGTACAAATCAAATATTGATGGCAGCTATTATTGGAGCAATGATGGCAGTTGACCTAGGTGGGCCAGTTAATAAAGCAGCTTTGACAACATCACTTGCATTATTAACAAGTGGGATTTACGCACCTAATACAGCAGCAATGGTAGGAATTGTTATACCACCACTAGGCTTAGGTCTTGCTACTATATTAGCAAAACAAAAATATAATAAGCAGCTGCGTGAAGCTGGTAAATCATCTCTTATAATGGGGTTGATTGGAGTTAGTGAAGGAGCAATTCCTTTTGCAGTAGAATCTCCATTAAAAGTAATACCATCATGTGTAATTGGTACAGCAATTGCCTCAGCTATGGCAGTTGGATTAGGTTCAGTGAATGCAACTCCAATTAGTGGATTTTATGGATGGTTTACAGTAGAAAACTGGCCAATGTATGTATTATCAATTGCAGTAGGAACAGTAATTGTAGCAGGTTTAGTTATAATATTACGTGGAAATCCAGTTATCGAAGATGATGAATTTGAAGATGATGAATTTGATGAAGCAGAATGGGAATCTTAAAATTCAATAAAAATTTAAGAAAAGTAATAATTTAGGTTTAATATAAATTTTATAGTTAGTATAAGTTTTGAGTATTGTTGAGTCTTGATTACAGCCTAAAAATATTAAAATGAAGAAATAGAGGAGCATAAATGATAAAAGCACATATTGTTAATCATACACACTGGGACAGAGAGTGGTATTTTACTTCTGGAGATGCATTAGTACTTAGTGAGCAATTATTTACAGATATAATTGATGAGTTAGAGCGTAATCCAGATGTAAGTTTTGTACTTGATGGACAACTTTCTATTTTGGATGATTATACACAAGTACATAAAGAAAAAATAGAAAGTATTAAAAAATTAATAGAAGAAAAAAGATTATATATCGGACCATGGTTTACACAAACAGATGCATTCTTCGCTAGAGGGGAATCTATTTTAAGAAATTTAATGATTGGAATATTTGAAAGTAAAAAGTATGGTGAGTATATGAAAATCGGGTATTTACCAGATACCTTTGGTTTTAATGCACAGATGCCTATTTTATTAAGACATGTAGGGATTGATAATATTTTCTTTTGGAGGGGTATCCACTTAGGAAAGCAAGTTCAATCACCGTATTTTAAATGGAAAAGTTTAAATGGAGAAAAGTATATATATGCTGTAAATATGCCACATGGATATGGAACTGGTATGCTTTTAGAACCTTCACCAAAGTATGTCAATGGACGATTAGACCCCGCTATTGATTTTATTAAATCATATAGTGATGTAGAAGAGGTATTAATACCTTCAGGAAATGACCAATTAAATATAATAGGTGATTTTAAAAATAAAGTTGAAGAGATTAATAATATTGGAAAGTATTCTTATATAACAAGTTCATATCAAGACTTTTTGAAATATGTAAAATCCATAGAATCATTAGAAAGCTACAGAGGTGAATTTAGAGAACCAGTGCTTGCAAGAATACATAAATCAATTGGTTCTAGTAGAATGGATATAAAATTAGCATGTGATAAACTTGAAAATAAATTAATTAAGAGAATAGAGCCATTACTAGTAATTGCTAAAAAGAGTGGAATAGAAATAAGCAATCAATTATTAATAAACACATGGAAAAAGCTTTTAGAGGGGCAAGCTCATGATAGTTTGGCTGGTTGTGTAACTGATACTGTAACAGATGATATTCTTCACCGTATAAGAGAAGCTAATGAAATCTGTGATAGTATTGAAAACACTATTGTAAAGAAAATTTCAGAAGGGCTTAAGTTATCTCAAAATGATGTATTAGTGTTTAATTCAGAAGCTAAAAGATTTAATGGATATAAAGAAATACAAGTAGTGAGTGATAGTAAAAATATTTGTTTTAAAGAAAATTTAGATGCTACTATAATTGAAGAAACTTACATACAACCAAGAGAAAATGTATTGGAAGAGACACCTGCTGGTAATATATTTATTGAAGAACCAGGTTATTATATACTAAAAGTAAGAATAAATATACAACTTCCTGCACTTGGTTATAAAGTTATTAGTTTTGAAACAAGTAATAAAGAGATGTTGTCACTTAGTGAGTCTAATGATACCTTTATATCTAACGATAAATACAAGGTAATATATAAAGATGGAAGCTTGGATTTACAACTTAAAGATGGAACTTATATATCAAACTTTTTAACTTTAAAAGATAGCGGAAATGCAGGAGATACTTATGATTTCTCACCATTACAAGACGATGACGAGATAGAACTTTTGTTTAATAATGTTTCGACAAAAAGAACATTAGGATATGAAAAGATAGTAGTTGAAGGTACAACTTTACTACCACTTACATTGGAAGATAGAAAAGATAAAAATCTCAATGGAAAATTAAATGTAAGAGCTAGCATTATTTTATCAAAAGATAATCCATTGATAGAGGTAAAACTTCATGTCAACAATACAATATGTAATCATAGATTACGTGTTCATGTAAAAACGGATATAAATGATAATAAAAATATAGCATCATTACCATTTGGATATATAACAAGAGAAAATGGGGTTTTAAGTAATTGGGAAAATACTTATAGTGAAATGCCTATAGATTTAGAACCTTTGGAAAGTAATATTACACTTACTAATGATAAGAGAAGTTGTACTGTCTTTACTAGAGGAATAAAGGAGTATCAACATGTCAATGATGAAATAGCGTTGACTTTACTTGCTACTACAGATGAATTAGGAAAACCTGATTTATTATATAGACCAGGACGTGCTTCTGGAGATACCACTAAAAAGGGACATATCAGAATTAAAACTGAAAAGGCACAAATACTTAGAGAAGTAGAGTTTTCATTTGCAATATATATGAGTTCTAAATCTTTTGATGAATCAGAAGTTGCAAGTTTAACTCATAACTATTTGCAAGAATCTATAAATTATCAATTACAGGATTATAACTTCTTTTTATATCGTATAGATAATAAGATTCAAAGGTCAATTGTTGAAAAATCTGTGAACAGAGAGTTAGAGATAATATCTTTACCAGAAAATTATCTTGTATCAGCATGTTATCTTTCTTACTATGATAAAGAGAAGTTTGTAATAAGGTTAGAAAATCCAACAAGTGAGAAGTTGATATTAGATGAGCAAATATTTAAAGATAGAAACGGGAAAGTTATAAATGCAATAGAAGAATTAGAGGAACAACAAATATATGAAATAGCACCTTTTGAAGTTATTTCAATATTATTAGATTTATAAGTGTAAAAGCAAGTTTATCATTTAATAATCTGGCAGATAAATATCTGTCAGATTTTTTAATTTGTATAATTTTGGGTAGATATCAAGGTATGGGTTTGATGTTGTATATAGAAATTATTAAAACAGGATAAAGAACTTAGATAAAGAATTATTATATAAGAGCTAAATTTATTTAATATAGTTAACTTTAATTTTATGTAGTTATAAATATTTTATGTAGTTATAAATATGTAGTTACAAAAAAGTACCCAATTGTGATGCATTTATAAAACTGATATAGTAATTATATGAAACCTCAGAAATATTTTAAAACTAAAATATATATTAACAACCTTAAACTAGTAAATCTCAACACATTTGTAACATTTATAAATTAAATAAAAGCATGTCTTAATAATTAATAAAAAGAAAGAGGAGATAAAATGTATAATATAGATGATATGATATATGACTGTCCAGTAGAGGCATTATCAAGCATATTAGGTAAAAAATGGGTAGCTATAATAATATGGGAGTTACAAAAAGATAAAAAAAGATTTGGAGAATTACAAAGAGCCATTCCAGAATGTAGTAAGAAAATGTTGACTCAACAATTAGATTTTTTAATTGAGCAAGGAATTATAATCAACAATAAAAAATCAATTAATAATATTGTAGAATCAACATATTTTTTAAGCGAGTCAGGGGTACTATTACTTCCTGTTATGGAAAAGATGATTATGTGGAGCAATAATAATTTAAATTGCGATAAGTAAGCTTTTAAATTACTTTTGAATTTACAGTGACTTAATTAGGCTATCGTGAGAATAAAAGTAAAAGCAATAAAAGGACATAATTTTTTATTGTAATAATGTAAATAGAATGAGGAGGAGCTTTAATTTGCAAAATATAAATTTATTTGTGGTATTTATAGAAGGGATATTATCGTTTTTTTCGCCATGTATATTACCAATACTACCTATTTATCTAAGTATACTGTCAAATAGTAGTGTGGAAAATTTAAAAGAAGGAAAAACTAATTTTATAAAAAGTTCTCTATTTAAAAATACTATCTTATTTACTCTAGGAATTTCAACAACCTTTTTTATATTAGGTTCATCAGTAAGAGTATTGAGTATGTTTTTTAATGAGAATAAAGACTTAATAATGTTTATAGGTGGGATTATAATTATTATCATGGGATTGTTTTATATGGGAATAATTAAGTCTTCAATACTAAATAGAGAAAAAAGATTAAATGTAAAGTTTAAAGAAATGAGAGCAATAACAGCATATTTACTTGGTTTTACATTTAGTTTTGGGTGGACACCTTGTATTGGGCCAATATTAGCATCTGTATTAGTAATGGTTTCTAGTTCAACTAATCATTTGAATGCAAATCTTTTAATAGTAGTATATACCATTGGATTTATTTTGCCATTTATAATTACAGCTATGTTCTATAGTAAGTTATTTAAGACTATAGATAAAATAAAATCTAATATGGAAATTATTAAAAAGATAGGTGGAGCTATACTTATAATATCAGGAATATTAATGATGATAAATGGGTTTGAAAGTGTGAGCAAGCATTTTAATGTTCCACAAAAAAATAAAGTTGAAAATAATCAAAGTGTGAATCAAGAAGATAATAAACAAGGAAATTCTAATGGCAATACACAAGAAGAGTCTGGTAACAGAGATAATAAAAAAGAATCTAATAATGAAAATAGTGATAACGGCTCTAATGATGAAGAGAGAATAAAATCTATTGATTTTACTTTAACTGACCAATATGGTAAAACACATAAATTAAGTGATTATGAAGGTAAGGTTGTGTTTTTAAATTTCTGGGCTACATGGTGTCCTCCATGTAAAGAGGAAATGCCTCATATAGAGCAGTTGTACAAGGATTATAAGAAAAATAATGAAGATGTAGTAATTTTAGGTGTAGCATCACCTAATTTAGGTAGAGAAGGTTCAAGAGAACATGTAATTAACTTTTTAAAAGATGAAGGCTATACTTTTCCCGTTGCACTTGATGAAGATGGAGAATTAGCATATCAATATGGAATTAATGCTTTTCCAACTACATTTATAATTGATAAAGAAGGATATGTAACACAGTACATTCCAGGAGCAATGAATAAAGAGACTATGATGTCTTTCATTGAAAATCAAAAAAATAAAAAGTATTAATATAGAAGGTTACAAAAAAGTACCTAATTGTACCACCTAGAAAATCTTGTTATAGTAAGAGTATAAATAACAGAGGAAAGGGTTGAAATTTATATGAAAAAAACATTTGATGCAATAATAATAGGATTTGGAAAAGGTGGAAAGACATTAGCAGGAGATTTAGCTAATAGAGGATTAAAGGTAGCTTTAGTAGAAAAGTCAAATAAAATGTATGGAGGAACATGTATAAATGTAGCATGTATCCCAACTAAAAGCTTAGAAAATTCAGCAAACAATGTAAAAAATATAAACTCTTGGAATGATGCACAAATCGAATATGCAAAAGCTATAGAAAAAAAAGAAACTTTGGTTACAAAGCTTAGAGAAGCTAACTATAATAAATTAAATTCAAATGATAATGTAACTATATTTACAGGAATGGCGACTTTTATTGATGAAAATACAGTAGAAGTAAAAACTGAAAATGAAGTTTATGAATTAGTATCAGAGAATATATTTATCAATACTGGCTCAAAATCATTTATACCTAATATAAAAGGTATTGAAAACAATAAGATAGTATATAATAGTGAATCTCTTATGAATTTAAGAACCTTACCTAAAAAAATGACAATTATAGGTGCTGGGTTTATAGGTTTAGAATTTGCAGGCATCTATAGTTCCTTTGGAACAGAAGTTACAATATTAAATTCAAATAATGGGATTTTACCAAATGAAGATATTGAAGATTCAGAAGAAATAATAAAATTACTTGAAAAGAGAAATGTAAAAATTATAAATAATGCAAAGGTAAAAGAGATTAAGGAAGTTTCTAATTTAGCTACAGTAGAATATGATATAAATAGTGAATTAAAGGAAATAACAAGTGATATAATACTTGTTGCTACAGGTAGAAAAGCAAATACTGAAGGTTTAGGACTTGAAAATGCAGGCATAGAGTTAAATGAAAGAGGATTTATTAAAGTATCAGATAACCTTAAAACTAATAAAAAACACATATGGGCTATAGGAGATATAAATGGAGGTCCTCAATTTACTTATATATCACTAGATGACTATCGTATAATAATCAATCAATTATTTGGAAATAAGACTAGAACGACTAGTAATAGAAAAAATATACCAAATGCTATATTCATAAGTCCAGCATTTTCAAGAGTTGGTCTTAATGTTAAACAAGCAAAGGAAAAAGGATATGATGTATTAGTAGCAAAGATGCCAGTTGAGGCAATTCCAAGAGCTAAACAAATTGGAAAGACAGATGGATTTATAAAAATCGTAATAGATAAAAATTCCAATAAGATACTTGGTGCTAGCATGATATGTGAAGATTCTAGTGAGATTATACATTTAATTCAGTTAGCCGTAGATTTAGAAGTAGAATATACATATTTAAGAGACCGTGTTTATGCACATCCAACTATGACAGAGGCTCTTAATGATGTTTTATCTCCTAATATGATAAAGGAAGTATAGAATAAGTGTAATATATAAATAAAGCCTAAAATTATCATTATAAATAAATTTTAAAGAAAGGATACTATGAGAATTTACTAATAGTATCCTTTCTTTACATTATAAAGTATAAATATAGTAAAAAAGTAATTATTTTGTATTTAAGAGAGTATTAAAAGGTATAATCTAAATATTGAATAATATAAATGGATAAGATAATATTAGCAAACTTCATATTAAGGCGGTGAAATACTCTATGAATAAAATATCTAAAAGAGGCTTTGATGAGAGTGATAAACGATGGTTTTCAAGTAAAGAACTTGTAAGACTTGTAAAGGCTCAAGAAGAAATAGAGTGGTTAATAAATAGAGATTATAAAATAGACCCAGTTGTAACTTTTGTGGGAGATAGATATCAGTTTTCAATAAGACAAAGAGATGCACTAAAGAGAGCAGTATGTACTGATGAAAAAAATAAAATAAGACAATCAAAGATACTTTCCTTAGATAAAATAAATGAAGGAATTATATACATAGATGGTTTTAATTTGATAATAGCTCTAGAAGTAGCATTATCTGGAGGAACTCTAGTCATAGGTAGAGATGGAAATATAAGAGATTTAGCAGGTCTTAGAGGAACATATAAAATTATAGATAAAACAGAAGAAGCTTTAAATCTAATAGGAAAGTTTTTTAATA
This region includes:
- a CDS encoding helix-turn-helix transcriptional regulator, whose protein sequence is MYNIDDMIYDCPVEALSSILGKKWVAIIIWELQKDKKRFGELQRAIPECSKKMLTQQLDFLIEQGIIINNKKSINNIVESTYFLSESGVLLLPVMEKMIMWSNNNLNCDK
- a CDS encoding redoxin family protein — translated: MQNINLFVVFIEGILSFFSPCILPILPIYLSILSNSSVENLKEGKTNFIKSSLFKNTILFTLGISTTFFILGSSVRVLSMFFNENKDLIMFIGGIIIIIMGLFYMGIIKSSILNREKRLNVKFKEMRAITAYLLGFTFSFGWTPCIGPILASVLVMVSSSTNHLNANLLIVVYTIGFILPFIITAMFYSKLFKTIDKIKSNMEIIKKIGGAILIISGILMMINGFESVSKHFNVPQKNKVENNQSVNQEDNKQGNSNGNTQEESGNRDNKKESNNENSDNGSNDEERIKSIDFTLTDQYGKTHKLSDYEGKVVFLNFWATWCPPCKEEMPHIEQLYKDYKKNNEDVVILGVASPNLGREGSREHVINFLKDEGYTFPVALDEDGELAYQYGINAFPTTFIIDKEGYVTQYIPGAMNKETMMSFIENQKNKKY
- a CDS encoding NAD(P)/FAD-dependent oxidoreductase encodes the protein MKKTFDAIIIGFGKGGKTLAGDLANRGLKVALVEKSNKMYGGTCINVACIPTKSLENSANNVKNINSWNDAQIEYAKAIEKKETLVTKLREANYNKLNSNDNVTIFTGMATFIDENTVEVKTENEVYELVSENIFINTGSKSFIPNIKGIENNKIVYNSESLMNLRTLPKKMTIIGAGFIGLEFAGIYSSFGTEVTILNSNNGILPNEDIEDSEEIIKLLEKRNVKIINNAKVKEIKEVSNLATVEYDINSELKEITSDIILVATGRKANTEGLGLENAGIELNERGFIKVSDNLKTNKKHIWAIGDINGGPQFTYISLDDYRIIINQLFGNKTRTTSNRKNIPNAIFISPAFSRVGLNVKQAKEKGYDVLVAKMPVEAIPRAKQIGKTDGFIKIVIDKNSNKILGASMICEDSSEIIHLIQLAVDLEVEYTYLRDRVYAHPTMTEALNDVLSPNMIKEV
- a CDS encoding DUF434 domain-containing protein, with the protein product MNKISKRGFDESDKRWFSSKELVRLVKAQEEIEWLINRDYKIDPVVTFVGDRYQFSIRQRDALKRAVCTDEKNKIRQSKILSLDKINEGIIYIDGFNLIIALEVALSGGTLVIGRDGNIRDLAGLRGTYKIIDKTEEALNLIGKFFNKYKATKIKFYLDAPVSNSGNLRYKILEHARVWKIETEVELVKNADVILEKLDRVVSSDAVIVDKCISYFNVARSIIEEYIKDCNIVNLNG